In Tripterygium wilfordii isolate XIE 37 chromosome 23, ASM1340144v1, whole genome shotgun sequence, one genomic interval encodes:
- the LOC119993083 gene encoding E3 ubiquitin-protein ligase SIRP1-like, translating to MDEAMVARYWCHMCSQMVNPIMEIEIKCPFCQSGFVEEMGATAATRDGQDPDPDFGSDRALSLWAPILLGMMGNPRRRFRRFRRMGIDDDFDDNDDEVNDNGEARHEGESELDHELESIVRRRRRSSGAILQWVQGIRSGMIAEANNNSEGENRFRDRNRERERERERERVILINPFNQTIIVQGSYDSSGGQNQNQGPIGSLGDYFMGPGLDLLLQHLAENDPNRYGTPPAQKEAIEAMPTVTIKENLQCSVCLDDFEISTEAKEMPCKHKFHNACILPWLELHSSCPVCRFQLPSDASKLDPDRSRSSSNQRENDNSNDRNGHSSNGGEAGDVEGRSGGGRRFSIPWPFNGLFSSSGGNSSSTSSASSNAAGSSSQTDEN from the coding sequence ATGGATGAAGCAATGGTGGCAAGGTATTGGTGTCACATGTGCTCTCAGATGGTCAATCCCATCATGGAAATTGAGATCAAATGTCCTTTCTGTCAAAGcggatttgtggaagaaatggGCGCTACCGCTGCCACAAGGGACGGTCAGGATCCTGATCCCGATTTTGGATCGGATCGTGCTCTCTCCCTTTGGGCCCCAATTCTGCTTGGCATGATGGGTAATCCCCGTCGTAGATTTCGGAGATTTAGGCGGATGGgtattgatgatgattttgatgataatgatgatgaagtCAATGATAATGGGGAAGCACGCCATGAGGGAGAATCTGAATTAGACCATGAACTTGAGTCAATCgttaggaggaggaggaggagctctGGTGCAATTCTCCAGTGGGTGCAAGGAATTCGATCTGGAATGATAGCTGAGGCCAACAACAATTCTGAAGGAGAAAATAGGTTTAGGGATAGgaatagagaaagagagagagagcgagagcgaGAGCGAGTAATTTTGATCAATCCTTTCAATCAAACCATCATTGTTCAAGGTTCTTATGATTCAAGTGGAGGTCAAAACCAGAACCAGGGTCCAATTGGGTCATTAGGAGATTACTTTATGGGTCCTGGACTGGATTTGTTGTTGCAGCATTTGGCTGAGAATGATCCAAACAGATATGGGACTCCACCAGCACAAAAGGAGGCAATTGAAGCAATGCCCACTGTGACAATCAAGGAGAATTTGCAGTGTTCAGTatgtttggatgattttgagATTAGCACCGAGGCAAAGGAAATGCCATGTAAGCACAAGTTCCACAATGCTTGCATATTGCCATGGCTTGAACTACATAGTTCCTGTCCAGTTTGCAGGTTTCAGTTACCTTCTGATGCATCAAAGCTTGATCCGGATAGGTCTAGGAGTAGCAGTAATCAAAGGGAGAATGACAATAGTAATGATCGTAATGGCCATAGTAGTAATGGTGGTGAAGCGGGAGATGTAGAGGGAAGGAGTGGAGGCGGTAGAAGGTTTTCAATCCCTTGGCCATTTAATGGGTTGTTCTCGTCTTCAGGTGGAAATTCATCTTCAACGTCTTCTGCCTCATCAAATGCGGCCGGAAGTTCTTCTCAAACAGATGAGAATTGA
- the LOC119993081 gene encoding pyruvate kinase, cytosolic isozyme-like: MATNGDATLMEKKPKTKIVCTLGPASRSVPMVEKLLRAGMNVARFNFSHGSHAYHQETLDNLRNAMDNTGILCAVMLDTKGPEIRTGFLKDGKPVQLKQGQEITISTDYGIKGDEKMICMSYKKLPVDVKPGMVILCADGTISFKVLSCDKEAGLVQCRCENSAVLGERKNVNLPGVVVDLPTLTEKDKEDILGWGVPNQIDMIALSFVRKGSDLVEVRKVLGPHAKNILLMSKVENQEGVANFDDILANSDAFMVARGDLGMEIPIEKIFLAQKVMIYKCNIQGRPVVTATQMLESMIKSPRPTRAEATDVANAVLDGTDCVMLSGETAAGAYPELAVQTMAKICVEAESTLDYGDVFKRIMQHSAVPMSPLESLASSAVRTANSIKAAFILVLTRGGSTAKLVAKYRPGRPILSVVVPEIQTDSFDWSCSNEAPARHSLIYRGLFPVLYVGSAKASHAETTEEALDFASQHAKEKGLCKSGDAIVALHQVGTASVIKIMTVK; this comes from the exons ATGGCCACGAACGGAGATGCGACGTTGATGGAAAAGAAGCCCAAGACGAAGATCGTGTGCACCTTAGGCCCTGCATCGAGGTCTGTGCCGATGGTCGAGAAGCTTTTGAGGGCTGGCATGAACGTCGCTCGCTTCAACTTCTCTCATGGATCTCACGCCTATCACCAAGAAACTCTTGACAATCTCAGAAACGCCATGGACAATACCGGAATTCTCTGTGCTGTCATGCTCGATACCAAG GGTCCAGAGATTCGAACCGGGTTTTTGAAGGATGGAAAGCCCGTCCAGCTGAAACAGGGTCAAGAAATTACCATATCAACCGACTACGGCATAAAGGGTGATGAAAAAATGATATGCATGAGCTACAAAAAGTTGCCTGTGGATGTCAAGCCTGGCATGGTAATACTATGCGCAGATGGCACAATTTCATTCAAAGTTTTGTCATGTGACAAAGAAGCAGGTTTGGTTCAATGTCGCTGTGAGAACTCTGCAGTTCTTGGCGAGAGGAAGAATGTTAATCTCCCCGGGGTCGTGGTGGATCTCCCAACATTGACAGAAAAAGACAAGGAGGATATATTGGGCTGGGGAGTCCCCAACCAAATTGACATGATTGCACTGTCTTTTGTTCGAAAAGGTTCAGATCTTGTGGAGGTCCGGAAAGTGCTTGGGCCGCATGCTAAGAATATTCTACTGATGTCAAAG GTTGAAAATCAAGAAGGGGTTGCAAATTTTGATGACATCCTCGCAAATTCGGATGCATTTATGGTGGCACGAGGAGATCTTGGAATGGAAATTCCAATTGAAAAGATATTTCTAGCACAAAAAGTGATGATCTACAAGTGCAATATTCAAGGAAGACCAGTTGTGACAGCAACCCAGATGTTGGAATCCATGATCAAATCTCCCAGGCCAACTAGAGCAGAGGCTACTGATGTTGCCAATGCAGTTCTTGATGGGACAGACTGTGTCATGCTAAGTGGTGAAACGGCTGCTGGAGCATATCCGGAACTTGCTGTTCAGACCATGGCCAAGATATGTGTAGAAGCAGAAAGCACGCTCGATTATGGAGATGTATTTAAAAGGATAATGCAACACTCGGCTGTGCCCATGAGCCCATTGGAGAGCCTGGCTTCTTCTGCAGTTAGAACAGCCAACTCCATTAaagcagcatttatactagtcCTTACAAGGGGGGGAAGCACTGCAAAGCTAGTGGCTAAGTATAGGCCTGGCAGGCCTATATTATCTGTAGTGGTTCCTGAAATTCAAACCGATTCCTTTGACTGGTCATGCAGCAATGAGGCTCCTGCAAGACATAGCCTTATATACCGTGGTTTGTTTCCTGTTTTATATGTAGGATCTGCTAAGGCTTCTCATGCAGAGACGACAGAAGAAGCATTGGATTTTGCCTCTCAGCATGCCAAGGAAAAAGGACTATGCAAGAGTGGGGATGCTATTGTTGCGCTTCACCAGGTTGGAACTGCGTCGGTTATAAAGATCATGACTGTGAAGTGA